In Campylobacter vicugnae, a genomic segment contains:
- the queA gene encoding tRNA preQ1(34) S-adenosylmethionine ribosyltransferase-isomerase QueA has product MKKKLMMKNNIFDLDSYDYELPSSLIASSPANPKESANLLVYERSSNKITHTKFGNLMEFLPDCDIIFNDTKVIKARIYGKKSSGGAVELLLNQPLGQGKFSTLIKGRVKAGTILEFDNRLSCEVIELLDEYRIVKFYQNNRLVDTTCLYQILNTIGHVPLPPYIKREDQKSDEIWYQSIFAKNDGAVAAPTASLHFSPQMIQNLKSKHNISYITLHVGAGTFKGVEVSDIREHKMHSEIYTISDEAINTINSNKPILGVGTTVTRCIEYFYRTGVKDGLCDLFLHPANPPQRQNYLLTNFHLPKSTLIMLVASFVGLENVKQIYKQAIEKNYKFYSYGDAMLVI; this is encoded by the coding sequence ATGAAGAAGAAATTGATGATGAAAAATAATATATTTGATCTAGATAGCTATGATTATGAGCTTCCCTCTAGCTTAATCGCATCATCTCCAGCTAATCCAAAAGAGAGCGCTAATTTATTAGTATATGAACGCTCTAGTAATAAAATAACGCATACTAAATTTGGTAATTTGATGGAATTTTTACCAGATTGCGATATTATTTTTAATGATACTAAAGTTATCAAAGCTAGAATCTATGGCAAAAAATCAAGTGGTGGAGCTGTAGAATTATTATTAAATCAACCTTTAGGTCAAGGTAAATTTAGCACTTTAATTAAAGGTCGAGTAAAGGCTGGGACAATTTTAGAATTTGACAATAGGCTAAGTTGTGAAGTTATAGAGCTTTTAGATGAGTATAGAATTGTAAAATTTTATCAAAATAATAGATTAGTTGATACTACTTGTTTATATCAAATTTTAAATACAATCGGACATGTCCCACTTCCACCATATATCAAAAGAGAAGATCAAAAAAGCGATGAGATATGGTATCAAAGTATTTTTGCTAAAAATGATGGCGCCGTAGCTGCACCAACTGCTAGTCTTCACTTTAGTCCTCAAATGATTCAAAATCTAAAAAGCAAACACAATATCTCATACATCACTCTTCATGTAGGAGCTGGAACATTTAAAGGTGTTGAAGTTAGCGATATTAGAGAGCATAAAATGCATAGCGAGATCTATACTATAAGCGATGAGGCGATAAATACTATAAATAGCAATAAGCCTATTCTTGGCGTAGGAACGACAGTTACAAGATGTATTGAATACTTTTATAGAACTGGAGTAAAAGATGGTTTATGTGATCTATTTTTACATCCAGCTAATCCACCCCAAAGACAAAACTATCTATTAACTAATTTCCACTTGCCAAAATCAACGCTAATTATGCTAGTAGCAAGTTTTGTAGGCTTAGAAAATGTCAAACAAATTTACAAACAAGCCATAGAAAAAAATTATAAATTCTACTCTTATGGCGATGCGATGTTGGTGATATAA
- the hypA gene encoding hydrogenase maturation nickel metallochaperone HypA, whose amino-acid sequence MHELAIVQDLFKLCETNAMKHNATKINKVEIEIGRLSGVEAHYLQSAFDAFKADTICSDAKLIIHSKDITIKCNECGAQSVLLENEFLCPKCGSNSLDVISGEDMYLMRLEME is encoded by the coding sequence ATGCATGAACTAGCTATAGTCCAAGATCTATTTAAATTGTGTGAGACAAATGCTATGAAGCACAACGCTACAAAGATAAATAAAGTAGAGATTGAGATAGGAAGATTAAGTGGGGTAGAAGCGCACTATTTACAAAGTGCTTTTGATGCTTTTAAAGCAGATACAATCTGTTCAGATGCTAAGCTTATAATTCATTCAAAAGATATTACGATTAAATGCAACGAGTGTGGTGCTCAAAGTGTGCTTTTAGAAAATGAGTTTCTTTGTCCAAAATGTGGTTCAAACTCACTAGATGTTATTAGTGGCGAGGATATGTATCTTATGCGTTTAGAGATGGAGTAA